CACAGTGTTATTCTGTAAATGGCCTAGGGATTAAGATGTCAGACTTCCGTGTGGAaagtctggtgggttaagggtggagatttttccaatctcccaggttaacgtaggcacaagaccaagtaagcacggtaaagatcctgtaatccatgtgtTGGtttgatgggttatagaaaaatgaaaacaaccaGCACGCATCccttaacaagaggcgaagccttcaaggctcacgtaagaaatagacaaacagtaacacaaactcaatcactccgtcacacatacacacccacacacacagtaagcttaggtgacgactgtgcaagaaagagagacactagatctagatctgtctgtgtctgcatgtagcctacttacagggacacgactgccaaatagtctcggcccgctcaaaataacaatgaccgagaccacacacaccacgcgagagagaaagactacagggaggcatgccgtcatgatgcattaattgacgtcaaacacttttgaccgtgacgtaatcttatgcgagctttacccatagtcttggataaccactcacacatagactcggaaatgttaaagtttctaccacagacatacacacacacgcacacacgcacgcacacacgcacgcacaaacgcacgcacagacagacaaagttacgatcgcataggctacacttacgtgagccaaaaacggagtatggctgcctaaatggcgaggttaaaacagttatacagtgataaacatgaaagtatttgtgcaaaaaacatgagtgtacgtgggagttgcagcccatccACGCGCGCAGAAGATGAATGTTATCCACTGATAGAATAACCATAAATTAGTCATCGTCTACTCCCCTCGACGCCAACATTTTAAGCTGTACTTAGTGCAGATGGCTGAGGGAGTGCTTACATTCCAAAAAGAAAGggtgaaacagaaaagaaaaacaaactaacTGCAATGCAAGAGCACAACAGATTTTGTACCATATCCCGTGCTCTCCTTTATACATTATCTTCAACCGTATCAAATAGAATGGTTGTATCATTTAAAACTTACCCCCAAGTCTTCCAAATCGTCGAGATGGGTCCCATTTTCTCCGAGTTGGGACAGAATCTTTTCTCGCCATTCGTACCAAAGTTCTGGGTTCGTTTGGAACCGTCTCAGCAGAAGCAATTCGAAGCCATGGAATATTTCAGACATTACGCAAATATCGTCTGCGTAAGTTGAAGGGGGGATTGATCTATCATCAAGAGCTGTTACATTTTTCGAAACGATTGTTTTGTTCCTGTTCAAGCCTGGAAagtttctctcagtctcacacaGCTGTATTCTGCTGCATCAAGGGAGGCAATCGAATCAGGACAGTCCTTTCTGCGGAATATACTGAAACAGACATAAATAGAGGAACAAATCTCACTATTTGTGCATAATGATCCCAAATATATACCATTGCCTTCAGGTGAAGAAAACCATACCGTCAACCACATATATCTCAAAAAGATAATTTATTAGAACACTTATcgtttaaaaaatgaaaaaaaagagactTGGAGGACAAACCAGGGCAAAACTGGAAACAAATTGGGACTCCCTTCCTTTTGAACagcaccccccttttaaaagATGCAcatacaagcaaacaagcaaaaaaaacccacataaatagataaataaataaataaataatcaaacaaacaaatgaacaatcaaacaaacaaacaaacaaacaaacaagcaaagataCAATAACAAAAGGACCTTGGGTGCTTCGGTTCTgaaatacccccacccccatggCCTCTCAGGCCTTCCCACCCTTTGTGGGGATGGAGGAATGGGATGGCATAATgaggacaatgacaatgacaatgacaatgacaattctgtattttacgagggtaacagaataagcataggaatacttttttgcatctggccctcgtcCTAAAGagggacttcttcttcttcttcttctgcgttcatgggctgaaactcccacgtacacttttttgttttgcacgagtggaattttatgtgtatgaccgtttttttaaagagggactaaataaTAACTACTTCTACATGAATACATAATTAGTGAaatagtataagtttatgtacataagcgcaTTATATTACGGTCAGCTGGTGATGTTCCAACTGACAACTTGAAGACTCAaaccctcctcccctccccctccccctccctcacccctcaaaaaaaaaaaaaaaaattccagtcAACTCAGTTGAGCCCAACTGAAGCAAGAATCTTGTACTATGTCAACATGACTGAGTATCACTGAAGCACCCATATTACCAAATGTATTTGTCTATTGTTGATATATAGTTTAAGAGGTTGTGGCGTTTGTGATGGTGGTTGCTgtatgtttaacaaaataattcTGTATGTTACTTTTTAAATCATGATtataattacaaaaatatgaaaaaaggaAAATTGTTCGTGTTTGTTGAATCAGTGGGAGGAAAAAGGAATAGAAGGAAAAGGAGCatgaacagaaaagagagagagagagacaatgacaatgacaattctttattttaccagggtaacagaataaggtATGGGTATAGGTATGGGGATACTCATTGAATGAGATAGGCCTCGCGGCCTTTCTACGTCCCATCATTAGTTCAACAACGTATAGATACATTGGTCTGTATTGCATGCATAATTTGTAACTTGTGTGACAATGGTCACTCGTCGTACTCATACAAACTTGATTTCATAATTATTTCTGTGTCCAGTTGGTTCTTAAATCTGTTGAGGTTAGTAGCCATGTACAATTTATCAAcattatttcttgttttatcaCACACATTTTCAGCAAAAAGTACGATTGACAAAGAAACCTTTGTTGTGTGAttgtaaaaaatttttttcATGTTATAAATTTTATGTTTTCTGCATTCAGACAAATAGGAAGTGACGTAGTTTGCGGGTGCTTGCAGAACACTGCTTCCGTTTTCGTCCATTTTGACCTCTGTGGGAGACGGAGCAAGCAAAATGGTAAACTTCTAGTGACAAAATAAGCTAATGTGTATTTGATATCAGACTCTTTGTTTGTGTATTCTTTGTTCTAGGATGTTTTATTGTGGTATGTGAATTGCAGTTTCTCAGAACACGTTTCGTGTTTCGAATATCTTGAACTCGAGTGTGTGAAAGTGAAACATTGTGAGGTATCCAACCAACGAACATTGTGTTAGTGTTTTGTGAACATCATTGCCACCTTATGatgattttgaaaatgtgctagtTGTTGGAATACATGATTAAGTGAATTTACTTAAAATTCATGCCCACAGTGATGTCACGTTTTAATTCTCTTGGAAACATAAGAGAGAATCTGGCCAGTCAGGATTTTAAATTATGCAGTTTCCTTATAATTTGAAGTTCATGCTTGTGGGAACAACTGAATGCGTCTCTTTTTTGTGCTAAGTACCTACATGGAAATGCACCATCAAACTTGTTGGGTGTGGATGAGGTGAATCAAACTCAAAGATGATACTGGATAGGTCTTGAATCAGTTTAGTGTGCAATGTCAGTGTCACCTCCAAGACTTGGTCTGTTTTGTGCAATGTCATATCATGAGCCAGCAGTCACATCCCGCATGTGACCCTACACCAGTGATAGGCAGTCTGTCACACTGCTGATTTGGCTGTGGATTTACCCCTGATGTTCACAAATAGACAACAGCTAGAGAAGATGGAGAAACTGAGTTGGAATTTGTTTGTAACCTGCCTGTAAATATGACTGCTGGAATAGcagtttttctgtttgtgtccAGACGGTATATGCTGCATGTATATCGGGAGCATGGCTTGGCTGCAGATATATTAATTTGTTTCCATTTGTACTTTATTGCAGAGATAATTGTGGTGAATGATGATGTTGGTATTTACATCCATATGGTTATGACTATGAGGATGAGACACTAATAGGTGTTTTGATGAATCCTCCTTGGATATAAAGCTTGCTACTTCCTTTCACACCTGTGCATATCTTGTTTTAACGATTGTTACGTACCCTTACTTTCACCCACTTTTTTTTGCATTAACTGATCAATTTCTGTTATCTTGGTGTGCAGGTTGTGGGTGCTGGTCGACTGATGAAATACCCGTACTCTATTACGGGTAAACTAGCTTTGTTCCCATACCGCTGGCACTGGAAGAATGGCCGCTTTGTCCGTTTCCTGGGGTACACTCTTGTGGGAGTTTTACCCTTGATCTTCAAGATTCATAGTGCTGGTGAGTTTCAGCAATAGTCCGGTACTTGTCTCTCCTCTCATCTTTCTCTTCAGTTTGGTTGTAGGACATAACTTATAAAAGATCAAGTGGACTGTGAAATCACACTTGTATATAATGGAAATTTAAAAGGTCTGTTGTTATGCCTGAACAATTTGAGGTGCATATTATGTCCTGGTAGAATGTTTGCACGTCAGGGGTGCACAACATAAAGAAACTACAATACTGGAAGTTAATAAAAACGTTTTAATAAAAATCCCATATGTACACTGGGAGAGGGAGTATGTAATCCCCTGTAACTTTTACTGATGTATGAATAATAGTGTGTTTCACTGTTCAGACCTGACAGAATTATCTATTGACGGGGAGTATTGTCTTTGTGTTTATGACTTCAAGTTTTTTTTGTCTGTATTATCAGTGTCTCATCTTAGATCTGTTTCTTCATACTTTTGGCTTTGTGTGTGGGATATCGTTCACCTGACAAATAAAGCTTTTCTTCTTGTCACAAGTGCATTGTGAATTTATGTTGATTATGATGCAGTACATgttttaagaagaaaaattgacTGTTCTTAGGCTTTATCTTTTGATCTGCTATTAACTTACATTTTGTTTACTTTGTGCAGTACACAATCCTGGCAACGTTCGCCAGTGGGAGGAGATCAGGAAGAAGAGGCTGCGTAAGTACTTGCTAGAGTAGTTTTTATTGGCTTTCTTGCAAGTGCAGATTTGTTGACAGATTTTTTTCCACAAATAATCAAGTTAATCTTATAAGCCCATACGAGCTAACAGAGTTGTGCAAAGGCACACAAGTTTTCTAATGCAAGTCAAATGACATTGCGAACTGCATTTAAAATATTTTGTTAACGGAATTTGCcaagttgttgctgttgtagcTGTTGTATATTAGTAATGTTACATGTAACAAAAGGCATGGGTTAAATGTGACTCGTATGATTTGGTTGTTGCATTCAGTGGTTAAACATTTTGCCCAAAGATAGtcaaaaacaccacacacaaaaagcaataGAAAGTGCCGTGTGGAGATTGGGAATATCTGCAAGTGTTGTTGAAAGTTAATGAAACATTATTTAGAAGTTATAGTGGTACTTGCTTCTTCATGCAGTATATTTAAGTGAACCAATTGTATGTATATTTTGAAATCTGTAAATGTCATGTTCTTGATATTTTTTCTTGTGCCCTTTGTTATGTGTAcagtttcttgttttctgtttcagaCACCCACTTTGACCCTGTACACTAACTATGTGGGCCATAGCATTCATGGGAATGGACcattcttctttgtcttctgtgtgCGTGGAggatgtatttttgatttttgatttttttttagtatGTTGCCAGTAGTATCACAAACTTTTTTGTCAAAGAAATAAAATAGTGTGTCACTACTTCAGTGAAAGTTGGTTTTATATTAATACGCATGTTTGTGCATTTATTCCATACCTGTATAACAAGCAAACATTTTACAGAGAAATTCAGTGTAAAATACAAATGCAAAGACAGAAAATCATGAAGTTGTATTTTATTAACCAACATCTGGGTTTACAAAATCTAAGGTAAGTAAACTGTACACAGCTGAGTACAGATTGCTCACAAAAGTTAATTCAACTCTTGGGTTAAAACAAACTTCATCAACCATAGTACGGGAAGGACGCAGAACTAGTAACACTTTCAGAACCAATCAAACTGCATTCAAACCTGTAAACTAAGTAACTTAGAAGTGTACATAACGTAAACATGCTCTGAAATTCTAATTATTTCATGCAGTTGTATTAACATGCAACACACCCGTTCAATGAAAAACAGTAATTAAACATCAACAGGTAACAAAGAATGAAACGTTTGTACAAGAAAGGATCCATGTTTTGTTCCAGGTGGCATTTACACGATTAATTCAACGAGCATTCAGTTACGTGACAGCAAAATTAATGCCAATAGatataaagaaaacaaaagtaacttaaatacatgtatgcgtatcgtaaaaaaaatacaatgtaCTCGATACAACATATGCTGTAACATTGAAACAGCTATTCACAAAACGTCTTCAGATTTCTTTTCTTGCACAGACAATCTATCACATTACATGCACATGATTCGTTGAATTATTCCTCTTCAGCTTCTGTGACCTTTCACACAATTAAGCAAATGCCATGGAGAGCATATTAATGAAAACCAGAAATGTCATAAGCAGTGTTAGCAAAGCCAACAAAATCTGTGGAATGTGTCTGATATTTTGCATGGGGCGTTCTGATGGTTAAACAAAATCAAGTGTGAAAAGGCCAAGGCATTTCATGGTGTGTGTAATTAATTTCACAGAGGGCAgcaaaaaaatattacaatggGAATATTTTCTGATTATATTCAATCATCAAAAAAACGGGGGGGAAAAGAAATACAATGAGAGAAGCAaatttttaccaaaaaaatCGGTGCAATAACAGGGACAACTGAAATCGGGACCATCATATTCTTCAATAATATTTTAACTACACATCAGATCTAAAAGTGGTATGATTTTCAGCATGCACATTTAAACCAAAAAAGCTAAGAGCGCAAAACCAATTGGACGAGTAACCTATTCACAAAAACCTAATTTACCATGAATACAGCGTTTTTAACAAACTTTTTAGGCATTCTCACATCCCTTACATGTACAGAACATGGGATGATGAAGAATCAAAAGTTAATCAAGTATAAGGCAgttcatgtaaaatgtcattcATTCCTGCAATACCTATATCAAAGAGATGCATGTTTAGTCACAGGATTTTATCCATGAGGttgaaaaaatcaaaacaaatcggACTCATGATTGTTCTACAAAAGAGAAAAACTGGAAATGAAAGGCAGTGTACTTTGTCCTGAAAATATAGCGTTACAGAAAGTGGGTCTTACAAAGTATGTAATAACTCTACTGAGAAAGTACAACTAATATCAACGCACTTGTTCAGAAGCAAGAATGAGTCTTGAAGATCAAAACTCATTTTCAACtaaaatttcacacacacaaaaaagaacacacacacacaagaaatgaATGGCTCATTTTAAGATAATACTCCTTGACAAGTTCTGACTGAAAATTCAGCCTTTGTCTCCCTCTGGAGACTCCTATATTTGCTGTACAACTGGTGAgctgttggggggggggggggggttaaattGGCCACACAGAACGACTTTCTACTCATcagaatttctttctttctttggtgtttaacgtcgttttcaaccacgaaggttatatcgcgacggggaaaggtggggagatgggatagagcctcttgtcaattgtttcttgttcacaaaagcactaatcaaaaatttgctccaggggcttgcaacgtagtacaatatattaccttactgggagaatgcaagtttccagtacaaaggacttaacatttcttacatactgcttgactaaaatctttacaaaaattgactatattctatacaagaaacacttaacaagggtaaaaggagaaacagaatccgttagtcgcctcttacgacatgctggggagcatcgggtaaattcttccccctaacccgcggggggactcATCAGAATGTTCCACTGATTAAAGCTTAACTCCATACTACTTATGTTTTACTTTCTGgatcaaaacaaaacccatTAGAAAATTAGACATCTAAAACAGCTTACAAAAAGTTAACAGAACAAACACAAAGTGGGAATCGTGGATTTCAAATGAAGTGAACATTCAAATAAGAGAATACAGAAACTGCCATTTGTCCTCCTATTCAAAAAGTGGCTGCATTATTGATTTTCCCTTGTCCATCTACACATAGCACGACAACCTCGAAATCTAATATCTCTGCCAGAAGACATAAAATGTAATCAATACAAAAGGCAAATTTTAACATTTAAATGAACAGATTAATGCAGAAAAAAGTGTCAgaactctttaaaaaaaagtagctTGTACCTGTAATatatgagtaaaaaaaaaaaatgcagatgTGAAGGctaaaacgagagagagagaaatatgagTATTTATCAATGTGTCTTATTCACAATATTTTTTGTCATCAATTTCTGTcgaaatgtttgaaaacaatgaaAGATCGTTGCACACCAGATTTACCACATACAGAGATTATAAGGGATCAGGAACACACAGGTGAAAAACAAACTCGCATTACCACTTaccctgttcacacacagtgATGTTAATTCTAACAGACAGTACAGGCTGCTGTTTCCATTACATTCATTACATGCTTCTCACAGAACTTATTCATCTCAAACACAGTccaaccatacacacacacaagatttcTTCTCAGATCTGGATCCAGCTTTGTTCTTGActgttcatacacacacacaaatttctTCTCAGATCTGTATCCAGCTTTGTTCTTGACtgttccaacatttttaaaacgtattatcattagattaaaccctcccatgggcgagggctggatgtaaaaaagcacctgtttgcttatgccactaccctcgtaaataaagaatttgtcattgtcactgttcaaacacacacacacatttcttctCAGATCTGTATCCAGCTTTGTTCTTGACTGTTAAGTATGTGGTTATAATATCAATTCAGAACTCCAACACTCTCAGACCAATGATTATCACTGCGCCACTGTCAGAGACATTATCTGTACCACACTGCTCAAAAGACTAAGTACAGTAAACATCACTGGCAACAAatatatgaacagaaagaatGTATTAAGAAAGCGTATAACAGAGATCTTTGCAGTGTCATTTCATGATACACTGGAAACGTACCTTACTGAACTATACTGCAATACATTTAGCACACTGATTTGTTCACAGCAAATCACTGCTTTTTAGTCCTTCTGTCGGGATTCAATACTGAGGGTGGAAAAGGGGAGAAGATCAAAGCTAGTGTTCTTCAGAATTTACTTTTAAACACATGTACATAAAATGATGTGCATATAGTAATATTACAAGTGCATAAGTAAAGAAACACAAGCAACTAAACCTAGGAATGATAAGAAAGGGAAAGATAATGAGGTATTTTCTGAACAAATACTTCAAAGGCTTCTCTATCAAAACTTGAATATGAATTAACTACATAAAAATGCACATTAAAATATGCTCTCCTCTACGCCCCACATTGGTACGATTTTTGAATGTTCGAATTCATAATGCACATATATAAGACAGTTCTTTCAAAACAACATATACAATAAGCTCCGCCAGCTAACAAACACTGCACACAACTAATCTTCTGACGATCTGAGCGATTGCtaataactaaataaataaatatgtaaacataaaataaatagagaaatcaataaatcaacaagcaaatacataaattaaaaaaacataaaataaaaatacattAATAAATACAACACACAACAGAAATTTGAGCAGTGTTAAACTTGTTCCACATGTATGCTGCTGCAGGTTAACAAATCACTCTAAATCAGTTCATGCCGTGTACTCCTGATCCATGAGGAATAACCTGAATAACGTAAAAACAAAGCCTGAACCTCGTATTGACTGTGGAATATTGAAGGCTAATGACTTTGATGATGTTTGTTCACCTGAACCTGATGGACAACTGGTGTGAAAACGATTCAATATTGATACCCTTTAAACAATAACTCTTCAGACATTGGATAACTTGCAGGTAAAGTTCAAGAAAGTCAGGCTAATTCAGCAACTGGGAGCCTTGTTTCAGCTGACTAGCATATAACTAAAAATTAAGCCCATTGAAACACTCAAAGTATTGGAGAAATATTGTATCTTTTATCAATTCGAATAACACTGTTTAACCTCATAAACATTCAagaaaacacatgcacacacacacacacacaaacaaaaaatcttgACTAACATTTTCAATGCCAGCAAAGAAACCTAGAAGCTGACTTTTACTTTGGGTATAGATGGAACTTCTGTAAATGAGTTATGCCATTGCAGAAATACAACTACTATTAACTGGAGGAATGGAAAAATGCCCTTCTTCATGAAACAAAGTTATGTTGCTtctttagtaaaaaaaaaaaattacagacACAGACTGTTTAATAAGGTATAAGTTTGATAAGTAGTTGCACACTGTTATTTCATGCTTCACACTTCTGCTTGATGCTGTGCTAGGCACTGGCATCTTCCTACAATATAATTAAACAAAAAGTCTTGTTAATGTCACTGGAAATGTAAAACAGGACTGGCAAAAATGGGGATGGGGGATGTTGGAATGACATATGCGCAAGCAAATATACTGTCTTGCATTGTCATGTGTTTGGCTGGCGATGAAATGCTGATAAAATCTGTGATAGTATATAGTGCAAGTGACTAGTGGCAGGTGCTCGCCTCCAGAGACAACGAGATTTACtgtgtaaacaaaataaacattcTAACCTAAGTATGTTGCGCAGGtttgtaataaaaaaaacaccttgcGTAGTACTATGTTTCACTACTATGTGCCAGTGCATCATTTTTATTTTGGATGATTGTGCTCAAGGTACATTCCAGATAttggagagaaaaagaagaaaatgaaagTATAAACATTTCAAAAAGTTTGAATATGGAACAATATTAATCTGACGTCTAACAGAAAAATAAAGATCTGTATGATGTCTAGTCCATAGTAACTAGCCCTTCCCAGAAAATATTTGATTTTCAAAATAACGTTAAAGTGCCATGTACATATTCAAATGAGACAAGTGACTAGAATGATAAATCTGAAAACCTAATGCAAATCAATGCAAAGTCAAGTACACAAGATGTTCAAGGAAGTACAGTATAGAGATACATTTTTAGTACAAATGCATTCAAACATAACCTATTACAAACAACCTAAAACAGGATTTCACAAATGAATTTCATCCACAGTAAAAATTTGTTTTCGTCGTACGTGTATTAGTTATTACCCAcaccaaaaattaaaaatcagggggaaaatatgaaaaaaggCATGACATAAAAAGTACACACAGACAATCAAGCAAACAACCCACCTCTCATTCGCAATTCCCTGAAAGACTGCAATGCTGGATTTTCTCTCTCCAGAATCCCACTCTTCACACATTCCTCATCAACACAGATAATAGTCTTTGCAAACGGGAAGGTGTGTTCTGGGAAAGTTGGTTACTGCCTGGAGGTACCGCCAAGATATAAAACATTTAAGCTCTGTCACTGGacgttgctttttttgttttgttcaaaagTATTTACATGTTCAAACGAGACGTATAAGAACACAATGGTCTTACTGTAACAATCCCATTATTTTTActcctttgttgttgtttttcaatgtCTGCTTTGAAAAGTCAGAAAATCTATATTTTTGGCAATGAACAGCTTAACCATCTGATCTGTAAGGAAGCAATATATATTGTTTAAGAGACGGAAGTTTCAGTTCAAATACACATTGATATACCAACTCTGTAGTTCTACCACCACAAAAAACTCACAGATTGTTCTACCTCTATTACTTCAAGATACTTTTTATCTGTGTGGAGATCCTTCAGCAGACAGCATATAATGAGACTTACGTCCAATTACATGCTAGAAATGTTTAGTTTAAAGACAAAATATGAATCACAAATCTGTTTTACCAGTAGCAAGGGTCTGACTCACAAGTATCGAACTCCAGACAACGATCACTAGCTCGAAAAAAGTAACCTAAACCAAAACTAC
This Littorina saxatilis isolate snail1 linkage group LG17, US_GU_Lsax_2.0, whole genome shotgun sequence DNA region includes the following protein-coding sequences:
- the LOC138953727 gene encoding uncharacterized protein translates to MVVGAGRLMKYPYSITGKLALFPYRWHWKNGRFVRFLGYTLVGVLPLIFKIHSAVHNPGNVRQWEEIRKKRLHTHFDPVH